Proteins encoded within one genomic window of Cucumis sativus cultivar 9930 chromosome 3, Cucumber_9930_V3, whole genome shotgun sequence:
- the LOC101203275 gene encoding heavy metal-associated isoprenylated plant protein 34, with product MNSMDYSVAEMSCVLNASVQCEACKAKIQEILQNIYGIYTITMDSDDGSVRICGRVNPRTFLKVIEKSGKHAEVRSIRFDGEAGDRRYYPSFGDDASNHSSYSNPYQSYNEQSHWFDRCYPNLQRPQPYPWQLMLPQPQPQPVSWPMMWPGWPQPDNQFLDGNQNNFQRCCTVM from the exons ATGAATTCAATGGATTACTCTGTTGCAGAAATG AGTTGTGTTCTTAATGCAAGTGTTCAATGTGAAGCATGCAAAGCAAAAATCCAAGAAATTCTACAAAACATCTATG gtATTTACACAATCACAATGGACTCTGATGATGGATCAGTCAGAATCTGTGGAAGAGTGAATCCAAGAACATTCTTGAAAGTGATTGAAAAATCAGGCAAACATGCAGAGGTGAGAAGTATAAGATTTGATGGTGAAGCTGGAGATAGAAGATATTACCCTTCTTTTGGAGACGATGCTTCCAATCATTCTTCATACTCCAACCCTTACCAGAGCTATAATGAACAATCTCATTGGTTTGACAGATGTTACCCCAACCTACAGCGGCCGCAGCCATATCCTTGGCAATTAATGCTACCACAGCCGCAGCCCCAACCTGTGTCATGGCCAATGATGTGGCCGGGATGGCCGCAACCTGATAATCAATTTCTTGACggaaaccaaaataattttcagaGATGTTGTACGGTTATGTAA
- the LOC105434788 gene encoding uncharacterized protein LOC105434788, whose product MGLKWILNSAFTQVLGLTEKQQQNQKEAGGEGIKNVEQVKEGRDCFYGGDLNFQSGFQMPLHYPRYTKRDYEEMEEGKLDLLLKQYGLCFDGTLEEKRAFAIGTFIWPDQL is encoded by the coding sequence ATGGGGTTGAAGTGGATTCTGAATTCTGCCTTTACTCAAGTTCTGGGTCTCACAGAGAAGCAACAACAGAATCAGAAGGAGGCAGGAGGAGAAGGAATCAAGAACGTGGAGCAAGTGAAGGAGGGGCGAGATTGTTTTTATGGTGGagatttgaactttcaaaGTGGGTTTCAAATGCCCCTTCATTATCCTAGGTATACCAAGAGGGATTATGAGGAAATGGAGGAAGGTAAGTTGGATTTGCTTCTCAAACAATATGGGCTCTGTTTTGATGGTACCCTTGAGGAGAAAAGGGCGTTTGCTATTGGGACGTTCATATGGCCTGACCAACTTTGA